GGTCGGGCTATGCTCGGCCACAACTTTTAGTGGAAGACCGCTCTCAGCGTGCTGTGGCGATTCCTAATTGCAGCCGCTGACGCTAAGGTGTTGTTGACGAATCAGGTTGGCGGCACCGGCGGATGCTGCAGGTCGGTTCGGGCGCACGAGTAAGAGGCACTGATGAACAAGCCGGCACCCAAAGAACCCTCTATGGATGAAATCCTGTCGTCCATCCGGCAGATCATTGCCGATGACGATGCCGCCGGGGTGCCGCGCCGTCCGACAATTCAGGCCGCGCCCCCGCCCATGCAGGCGACGCCGGCTCGGCCCATGGCCGATTCGCTCGATCGCGATCTCAGCGACATGCTCGACGATATCGAGCCGCTGGCGCTTTCGCCCAACCAGATCGTCGACAAGGGTGACGACGACGAGGAAGCCGGTGGCTTCAGCTTCGATTCCATCCTGGCCGACACCGCGGCCGATGAAGCCGCCGCGGCATCCGCACCGCAACTGGTCGATCCCGACGACATCACTTTCGCACCGCCCGAGGCCGTCGAGGACGAAGAGGAAGAGCTTCCCGCCTTCGATCCGCCGCCCATGGCCGTTGCTCAGCCAGCGCCGCAACCGCAGCCCCAGCCGGGGATTGCCCAGGCCGCGCCGCTGCCCGACCCGACCCTGTCCAGCGACATGGCCGATCAACTGCTTGGCCCGGCCACCCAGGCCGCCGTGCGCAGCTCCATCACCAAGCTCAATGGCCTGGGTCTCGGCAATGCCGGCGCCACCATCGAGTCCCTGATGCGCGACATGCTGCGCCCGATGCTCAAGGAATGGCTGGACGAAAACCTGCCCGCCGTCGTCGAGCGCATGGTGGAACGCGAAATCACCCGCATTTCCCGCGGGGAATAGGCCTTGGACCGATCGATATTCAGCTCAGGCTGAGCCGAAAATGTTGGTTTTCGAGAACCGGCCCGGAGCGCACTTTGAGTACGTGAGGACCGGAAGCGCAGAAAACTGGCATTTGCAGGCCGGCATCAGCTGAATGGCGATTGGTCCTAAAGCAAGGGCGGTTGAGGCGGCTTGATGGTCTCCAGGACCTGGAGCCGCCTTTCCATTTCCAGCCTTTGCTGGTTCGCTTCCAGCATCCGCAGCTTCATCTCCAGCGTCCTGCGCTCGGCATCGGCGGCCACTTCGCGTTGCAGGCAGACCAGGCGCTCCTGATTGTTCCGGATCGCTTCGGCGCTATTGCCGGGCACCACGGCGGGGCAGGCGCCCAGCGCCGGCGTAGCCACCAGAATGACCGCCACCGCGGCCAATACCATCGCCTTCATTGCTGCCTCCATGTTAAAGCCTGTT
This sequence is a window from Devosia ginsengisoli. Protein-coding genes within it:
- a CDS encoding PopZ family protein; the protein is MNKPAPKEPSMDEILSSIRQIIADDDAAGVPRRPTIQAAPPPMQATPARPMADSLDRDLSDMLDDIEPLALSPNQIVDKGDDDEEAGGFSFDSILADTAADEAAAASAPQLVDPDDITFAPPEAVEDEEEELPAFDPPPMAVAQPAPQPQPQPGIAQAAPLPDPTLSSDMADQLLGPATQAAVRSSITKLNGLGLGNAGATIESLMRDMLRPMLKEWLDENLPAVVERMVEREITRISRGE